Proteins encoded by one window of Chromobacterium violaceum ATCC 12472:
- a CDS encoding enoyl-CoA hydratase/isomerase family protein, with amino-acid sequence MQDVVLFDELTTGDGHRIAVATLNAEKSLNALTLDMIRLLDARLTIWERDEGIVAVVLRGAGERAFCAGGDVRGLREKLVSEPHYPHPHAVAFFTEEYTLDYRIHRYPKPLIVWGGGIVMGGGLGLMAGASHRVVTPATRIAMPEITIGLYPDVGGSWFLQRMPAHLGLFLALTGAPLNAHDALIANLADHVLAADAYPALLQALQAANWGHDAHARPALVSALLNQLESQLGDALPASNVERNLLAVHRLMNKGDLAAVSAALTETAFEDPWLSDAAKNFRHGCPTSAAVSWEILDRAKHMSLAEALRMELVLSVNFCARSDFPEGVRALLVDKDRNPRWSRQLADIDQAWVDGHFESPWREADHPLAGLK; translated from the coding sequence ATGCAAGACGTGGTGCTGTTTGACGAACTGACTACCGGCGACGGCCATCGCATCGCCGTCGCCACCCTCAACGCCGAGAAATCGCTGAACGCGCTGACGCTGGACATGATCCGGCTGCTGGACGCCCGCCTCACCATCTGGGAGCGCGACGAAGGCATCGTCGCCGTGGTGCTGCGCGGCGCCGGCGAGCGCGCCTTCTGCGCCGGCGGCGACGTGCGCGGCCTGCGAGAAAAGCTGGTCAGCGAGCCGCACTACCCGCATCCGCACGCCGTGGCCTTCTTCACCGAGGAATACACGCTCGACTACCGCATCCACCGTTACCCAAAGCCGCTGATCGTGTGGGGCGGCGGCATCGTGATGGGCGGCGGCCTGGGCCTGATGGCCGGCGCCAGCCACCGCGTGGTCACGCCCGCCACCCGCATCGCGATGCCGGAAATCACCATCGGCCTGTACCCGGACGTGGGCGGCAGCTGGTTCCTGCAGCGCATGCCTGCGCACCTGGGCCTGTTCCTGGCGCTGACCGGCGCGCCGCTGAACGCCCACGACGCGCTGATCGCCAATCTGGCCGACCACGTGCTGGCGGCGGATGCCTACCCGGCGCTGCTGCAGGCCTTGCAGGCGGCAAACTGGGGCCACGACGCCCATGCGCGCCCGGCCCTGGTCAGCGCCTTGCTGAACCAGCTGGAAAGCCAGCTGGGCGACGCGCTGCCGGCGTCCAACGTCGAACGCAATCTGCTGGCGGTGCACCGGCTGATGAACAAGGGCGACCTGGCCGCCGTCAGCGCGGCCCTCACCGAAACCGCCTTCGAAGACCCGTGGCTCTCTGACGCCGCCAAGAACTTTCGCCATGGCTGCCCCACTTCCGCTGCCGTCAGCTGGGAAATCCTGGACCGCGCCAAGCACATGTCGCTGGCCGAGGCGCTGCGGATGGAACTGGTTCTATCCGTCAACTTCTGCGCCCGCTCCGACTTCCCCGAGGGCGTGCGCGCGCTGCTGGTGGACAAGGACCGCAATCCGCGCTGGAGCCGGCAGCTGGCCGACATCGACCAGGCCTGGGTGGACGGGCATTTCGAATCGCCGTGGCGCGAGGCCGACCACCCGCTGGCGGGATTGAAATAA
- a CDS encoding helicase-related protein, with translation MTDTVEALPPEIQLDDYLAAHNATIVTTEGSHAVSVHGELELDGHRIPYHLVPDEGFLGKSGKWRKLDAEARLDLVKERWNEAARQKLESQLAACAREVFAVDGVDPLRALSAFMAKYERARVRCTIALDRVAAARSRQSADKAAAKTRDAVNLSRYPESFATAYAMQRHFIAVLGPTNSGKTHAAMEHLQKAKSGVYLAPLRLLALENYTRLQQAGVAVSLITGEQRKLHPDATHVASTVEMLNPERQVEVAVIDEIQLLDDPDRGAAWTAAVCGVPAQTIYLVGAPESREAIESLVARVGGTLEVRTLERKTALQMDKAPLLSLKNLKPGDVLIAFSRREVLNWRDKVIEQGLSVSAIYGNLSPEVRQAQAERFVAGETQVVVATDAIGMGLNTPARRIIFTTASKWDGYAEGVIAAPLAKQIAGRAGRFGKHETGYVAGFDGLTHKTIGALLRQKPEALPNNGFFVAPSLKYLEAISQATGEIRLKQLLSLFTKHINVHDEFFLPANLSDQMEKAEWLDALPLSLADRYTFSLCPISTKIPMLENALHDWAEQRARGKAAPLLRMMGTGGRNELQYLEDSCKLYAAYAWLGYRMPETFPDGEMAQMLMLSTSERIDGLLQVQNAQKRKGRRGSEPARRGAGGGRRR, from the coding sequence ATGACCGACACCGTTGAAGCATTGCCGCCCGAGATCCAGCTCGACGACTACCTGGCCGCGCACAACGCCACCATCGTCACCACCGAGGGCAGCCATGCGGTGTCGGTGCATGGCGAGCTGGAGCTGGACGGCCACCGGATACCGTACCACCTGGTGCCGGACGAGGGCTTCCTCGGCAAGAGCGGCAAATGGCGCAAGCTGGATGCGGAGGCCCGGCTGGATCTGGTCAAGGAACGCTGGAACGAGGCCGCGCGGCAAAAGCTGGAAAGCCAGCTCGCCGCCTGCGCGCGCGAGGTGTTCGCGGTGGACGGCGTCGACCCGCTGCGCGCGCTCAGCGCCTTCATGGCCAAGTACGAACGCGCCAGGGTGCGCTGCACCATCGCGCTGGACCGGGTGGCCGCCGCGCGCAGCCGGCAAAGCGCCGACAAGGCTGCCGCCAAGACCCGCGACGCGGTCAACCTGTCGCGCTACCCGGAGTCCTTCGCCACCGCCTACGCGATGCAGCGCCACTTCATCGCGGTGCTGGGGCCGACCAATTCCGGCAAGACCCACGCGGCGATGGAGCATCTGCAAAAGGCCAAGAGCGGCGTCTACCTGGCGCCGCTGCGCTTGCTGGCGCTGGAAAACTACACCCGGCTGCAACAGGCCGGCGTCGCCGTCAGCCTGATCACCGGCGAGCAGCGCAAGCTGCATCCGGACGCCACCCACGTTGCCAGCACGGTGGAAATGCTGAATCCCGAGCGGCAGGTGGAAGTGGCGGTGATAGACGAGATTCAATTGCTGGACGACCCGGACCGCGGCGCGGCCTGGACCGCGGCCGTGTGCGGCGTGCCGGCGCAGACGATTTATCTCGTCGGCGCGCCGGAGTCGCGCGAGGCGATCGAGTCGCTGGTGGCGCGCGTCGGCGGCACGCTGGAAGTGCGCACGCTGGAGCGCAAGACCGCGCTGCAGATGGACAAGGCGCCGTTGCTGTCGCTGAAGAACCTGAAGCCGGGCGATGTGCTGATCGCCTTCTCGCGGCGCGAGGTGCTGAACTGGCGCGACAAGGTGATCGAGCAGGGGCTGAGCGTGTCGGCCATCTACGGCAACTTGTCGCCGGAAGTGCGCCAGGCGCAGGCCGAGCGCTTCGTCGCCGGCGAAACCCAGGTGGTGGTGGCCACCGACGCCATTGGCATGGGGCTGAACACGCCGGCGCGGCGCATCATCTTCACCACCGCCAGCAAGTGGGACGGCTACGCCGAGGGCGTCATCGCCGCGCCGCTGGCCAAGCAGATCGCCGGCCGCGCCGGCCGCTTCGGCAAGCACGAGACCGGCTATGTCGCCGGTTTCGACGGCCTCACCCACAAGACCATAGGCGCGCTGCTCAGGCAGAAGCCCGAGGCGCTGCCGAACAACGGCTTTTTCGTCGCGCCCAGCCTCAAGTATCTGGAAGCGATTTCCCAGGCCACCGGCGAGATCAGGCTCAAGCAGTTGCTTAGCCTGTTCACCAAGCATATCAATGTGCACGACGAGTTTTTCCTGCCGGCCAATCTGTCGGATCAGATGGAAAAGGCGGAGTGGCTGGACGCGCTGCCGCTGAGCCTGGCCGACCGCTACACTTTCAGCCTGTGCCCGATTTCGACCAAGATCCCGATGCTGGAAAACGCGCTGCACGATTGGGCCGAGCAGCGCGCGCGCGGCAAGGCCGCTCCGCTGCTCAGGATGATGGGGACTGGCGGCCGCAACGAGCTGCAATACCTCGAGGACAGCTGCAAGTTGTACGCTGCCTATGCCTGGCTGGGCTACCGAATGCCGGAAACCTTCCCCGACGGCGAAATGGCCCAGATGCTGATGCTGTCGACCTCGGAGCGCATAGACGGACTGCTGCAGGTGCAGAACGCCCAGAAGCGCAAGGGCAGGCGCGGGAGCGAACCGGCGCGCCGCGGGGCCGGCGGCGGGCGGCGGCGTTGA
- a CDS encoding acetyl-CoA C-acyltransferase, whose amino-acid sequence MQQQEIVIVGMARTAMGGFQGALSGLTASQLGAAAIRAAVERAGVSAGDVDEVIMGCVLPAGQGQAPARQAALGGGLPQSTPCTTINKMCGSGMKALMMAHDQLLAGNGGVVVAGGMESMSNAPYLMPKARGGLRLGHGEIKDHMFLDGLEDAYQKGTLMGVFAEQCAEKYGFSRQDQDEFAIASLTRAQQAIKGGQFKDEIAAVTVPGRGGDTVVDTDEQPLKANLDKIPTLKPAFKKDGTVTPANSSSISDGGAALVLMTAAEAAKRGLKPIARVVGHSSFAHEPGWFTTAPVHAIEKLLAKTGWRAGEVDLYEINEAFAVVTMAAMHDLKLPHDKVNVHGGACALGHPIGASGARIVISLLSALKQRGGKRGVASLCIGGGEATALAVELI is encoded by the coding sequence ATGCAACAACAGGAAATCGTGATCGTGGGCATGGCGCGCACCGCCATGGGCGGCTTCCAGGGCGCGCTGTCCGGTCTGACCGCCAGCCAGCTGGGCGCGGCCGCGATCCGCGCCGCGGTGGAGCGCGCAGGCGTCTCCGCCGGCGATGTGGACGAAGTGATCATGGGCTGCGTGCTGCCGGCCGGCCAGGGCCAGGCCCCGGCGCGCCAGGCGGCCCTGGGCGGTGGCTTGCCGCAGTCCACGCCGTGCACCACCATCAACAAGATGTGCGGCTCCGGCATGAAGGCGCTGATGATGGCGCATGACCAATTGCTGGCCGGCAACGGCGGCGTTGTGGTGGCCGGCGGCATGGAGAGCATGAGCAACGCGCCCTATCTGATGCCCAAGGCCCGCGGCGGCCTGCGCCTGGGTCATGGCGAAATCAAGGACCACATGTTCCTGGACGGCCTGGAGGATGCTTATCAGAAGGGCACGCTGATGGGGGTGTTCGCCGAGCAGTGCGCCGAGAAATACGGCTTCAGCCGCCAGGACCAGGATGAGTTCGCCATCGCCTCGCTGACCCGCGCCCAGCAGGCGATCAAGGGCGGCCAGTTCAAGGACGAGATCGCCGCTGTCACGGTGCCGGGCCGCGGCGGCGACACGGTGGTGGACACCGACGAGCAGCCGCTGAAGGCCAATCTGGACAAGATCCCGACCTTGAAGCCGGCATTCAAGAAGGACGGCACCGTGACCCCGGCCAACTCCAGCTCCATCTCCGACGGCGGCGCCGCGCTGGTGTTGATGACGGCGGCCGAGGCGGCCAAACGCGGCCTGAAGCCCATCGCCCGCGTGGTCGGCCACAGCAGCTTCGCCCACGAGCCGGGCTGGTTCACCACCGCCCCGGTGCACGCCATTGAAAAGCTGCTGGCCAAGACCGGCTGGAGGGCCGGCGAGGTCGATCTGTACGAGATCAACGAAGCCTTCGCCGTGGTGACGATGGCGGCGATGCACGACCTGAAGCTGCCGCACGACAAGGTGAACGTGCATGGCGGCGCTTGCGCGCTGGGCCATCCGATCGGCGCGTCCGGCGCCCGCATCGTGATCTCGCTGCTGTCCGCGCTGAAACAGCGCGGCGGCAAGCGCGGCGTGGCCAGCCTGTGCATAGGCGGCGGCGAAGCCACCGCGCTGGCGGTCGAGCTGATCTAA
- a CDS encoding enoyl-CoA hydratase — translation MNSYAHLNVEKRGHTAVVTIDNPPANTWNRASLTALKQLVADLNADRDIYALVITGQGEKFFSAGADLNLFADGDKKVATEMTLLFGEAFEALSAFRGVSIAAINGYAMGGGLECALACDIRIAEEQAQMALPEAGVGLLPCAGGTQNLPWLVGEGWAKRMILCGERVNAATAERIGLVEQVVAKGEALAAALKLAEGVARQSPSSVGVCKQLVQAARTQPPAWNLIKEREAFIKLFDTQDQAEGTRAFLEKRAPNWKNA, via the coding sequence ATGAATAGCTACGCCCACCTGAACGTGGAAAAACGCGGCCACACCGCCGTGGTGACCATAGACAACCCGCCGGCCAACACCTGGAACCGCGCCAGCCTCACCGCGCTGAAGCAGTTGGTGGCCGACCTCAACGCCGACCGCGACATCTACGCGCTGGTGATCACCGGCCAGGGCGAGAAATTCTTCTCCGCCGGCGCCGACCTGAACCTGTTCGCCGATGGAGACAAGAAAGTCGCCACCGAGATGACCCTGCTGTTCGGCGAAGCCTTCGAGGCGCTGTCGGCTTTTCGCGGCGTCAGCATCGCCGCGATCAACGGCTACGCCATGGGCGGCGGCCTGGAGTGCGCGCTGGCCTGCGACATCCGCATCGCCGAGGAGCAGGCGCAGATGGCGCTGCCGGAAGCCGGCGTCGGCCTGCTGCCCTGCGCCGGCGGCACCCAGAACCTGCCGTGGCTGGTCGGCGAAGGCTGGGCCAAGCGCATGATCCTGTGCGGCGAACGCGTCAACGCCGCCACCGCCGAACGCATCGGCCTGGTGGAACAGGTGGTGGCCAAGGGCGAGGCGCTGGCCGCTGCGCTCAAGCTGGCCGAAGGCGTGGCCAGGCAGTCGCCGTCGTCGGTCGGCGTGTGCAAGCAGCTGGTGCAGGCCGCCCGCACCCAGCCGCCGGCCTGGAACCTGATCAAGGAACGCGAAGCCTTCATCAAGCTGTTCGACACCCAGGACCAGGCCGAAGGCACCCGCGCCTTCCTGGAAAAGCGCGCGCCGAACTGGAAGAACGCCTGA
- a CDS encoding acyl-CoA dehydrogenase family protein has protein sequence MNFELNEDQIAFQQSARDFAEHELAPHAAEWDAESLFPLDVIRKSGDMGFLGLYTPEAYGGLGLSRLDSAIVFEELAAGCTSTAAYLTIHNMVSWMIASFGSKQLAEQWVPKMVTGEVLGSYCLTEPGAGSDAASLKTRAEKKGEVYVLNGGKMFISGAGSTQVLVVMARTGGPGPKGISAFVVPADAPGVSYGKKEKKMGWNSQPTRAITFDNVEIPVANRLGEEGQGFAFAMKGLDGGRINIATCAVGTAQAALNAAQRYVQERQQFGHPLAELQTVQFRLADMLTELVAARQMVRLAAWKLDNASADATAYCAMAKRLATDLSFNIANNALQLFGGYGYLQDFPLERHVRDLRVHQILEGTNEVMRMIVGRKMLQDGALETLR, from the coding sequence ATGAATTTCGAACTGAACGAAGACCAGATCGCCTTCCAGCAAAGCGCCCGCGATTTCGCCGAGCATGAGCTGGCGCCGCACGCGGCCGAATGGGACGCCGAGTCCCTCTTCCCGCTGGACGTGATCCGCAAGAGCGGCGACATGGGCTTTCTGGGCCTGTACACGCCGGAAGCTTACGGCGGCCTGGGCCTGTCGCGGCTGGACTCCGCCATCGTGTTCGAGGAGCTGGCCGCCGGTTGCACCTCCACCGCCGCCTACCTGACCATCCACAACATGGTCAGCTGGATGATCGCCAGCTTCGGCAGCAAGCAACTAGCTGAACAATGGGTGCCGAAAATGGTGACCGGCGAAGTCTTGGGCAGCTACTGTCTGACCGAGCCGGGCGCCGGCTCCGACGCCGCCTCGCTGAAGACTCGCGCCGAGAAGAAAGGCGAGGTCTATGTGCTGAACGGCGGCAAGATGTTCATCTCCGGCGCCGGCAGCACCCAGGTGCTGGTGGTGATGGCCCGCACCGGCGGCCCCGGCCCCAAGGGCATCTCCGCCTTCGTGGTGCCGGCCGACGCGCCGGGCGTCAGCTACGGCAAGAAGGAAAAGAAAATGGGTTGGAACAGCCAGCCCACCCGCGCCATCACCTTCGACAACGTCGAAATCCCGGTGGCAAACCGGCTGGGCGAGGAAGGCCAGGGATTCGCCTTCGCCATGAAGGGACTGGACGGCGGCCGCATCAATATCGCCACCTGCGCCGTCGGCACCGCCCAGGCCGCGCTGAACGCCGCGCAGCGCTATGTGCAGGAACGCCAGCAATTCGGCCACCCGCTGGCAGAATTGCAAACCGTGCAGTTCCGCCTGGCCGACATGCTGACCGAGCTGGTGGCCGCGCGCCAGATGGTGCGCCTGGCCGCCTGGAAGCTGGACAATGCCAGCGCCGACGCCACCGCCTATTGCGCGATGGCAAAGCGCCTGGCCACCGATCTGAGTTTCAATATCGCCAACAACGCGCTGCAGTTGTTCGGCGGCTACGGCTATCTGCAGGACTTCCCGCTGGAGCGCCACGTGCGCGACCTGCGCGTGCACCAGATTCTGGAAGGCACCAACGAAGTGATGCGGATGATAGTCGGCCGCAAGATGCTGCAGGACGGCGCGCTGGAAACGCTGCGCTAG
- a CDS encoding CoA-acylating methylmalonate-semialdehyde dehydrogenase: protein MSQSVPNIKLLIGGEFVESQTTEWRDIVNPATQEVLARVPLATADEVNAAVAAAKEAFKTWKKTPIGTRARIFLKYQQLIRENMKELAAILTAEQGKTLADAEGDIFRGLEVVEHAANIGTLQMGEYAENVAGGVDTYTVQQPLGVCAGITPFNFPAMIPLWMFPMAIATGNTFVLKPSEQDPMVTMRLVELALEAGIPKGVLNVVHGAASVVDAICDHPDIKAVSFVGSTKVGTHVYQRATLSGKRAQCMMGAKNHAIVLPDANKEQALNQLTGAAFGAAGQRCMALSVAVLVGEAQQWIPELVAKAKGLKVGPGKDNPDLGPVISCAALDRVKSLIARGVEEGAKLELDGRGVKVAGFESGNFVGPTIFSGVKPEMAIYHQEIFGPVLCLMAADTLDEAIAIINANPNGNGTAVFTQSGAAARKFQEEIDVGQVGINVPIPVPVPLFSFTGSRASKLGDLGPYGKQVVAFYTQTKTVTSRWFDDEASSGKVHTTISLR, encoded by the coding sequence ATGAGCCAGTCGGTACCCAACATCAAGCTGTTGATAGGCGGCGAATTCGTCGAGTCCCAAACCACGGAATGGCGCGACATCGTCAACCCGGCCACCCAGGAAGTGCTGGCGCGCGTGCCGCTGGCCACTGCCGACGAGGTGAACGCCGCCGTCGCCGCCGCCAAGGAAGCGTTCAAGACCTGGAAGAAAACGCCGATCGGCACCCGCGCCCGCATTTTCCTGAAATACCAGCAGTTGATCCGCGAAAACATGAAGGAGCTGGCCGCCATCCTCACCGCCGAACAGGGCAAGACCCTGGCCGATGCCGAAGGCGACATCTTCCGCGGCCTGGAGGTGGTGGAGCACGCCGCCAACATCGGCACGCTGCAGATGGGCGAATACGCCGAAAACGTGGCCGGCGGCGTGGACACCTACACCGTGCAGCAACCCTTGGGCGTGTGCGCCGGCATCACCCCGTTCAACTTCCCGGCGATGATCCCGCTGTGGATGTTCCCGATGGCAATCGCCACCGGCAACACCTTCGTGCTGAAGCCGTCCGAGCAAGACCCGATGGTGACGATGCGCCTGGTCGAGCTGGCGCTGGAAGCCGGCATTCCCAAGGGCGTGCTCAACGTGGTTCACGGCGCGGCATCGGTCGTCGACGCCATCTGCGACCACCCCGACATCAAAGCGGTGTCCTTCGTCGGCTCCACCAAGGTGGGCACCCACGTCTACCAGCGCGCCACCCTCAGCGGCAAGCGCGCCCAATGCATGATGGGCGCCAAGAACCACGCCATCGTACTGCCCGACGCCAACAAGGAGCAGGCGCTGAACCAGCTGACCGGCGCGGCCTTCGGCGCCGCCGGCCAGCGCTGCATGGCGCTCAGCGTGGCGGTGCTGGTCGGCGAGGCCCAGCAGTGGATTCCGGAACTGGTGGCCAAGGCCAAGGGGCTGAAAGTGGGCCCCGGCAAGGACAACCCCGACCTCGGCCCGGTGATCTCCTGCGCCGCGCTGGACCGCGTCAAAAGCCTGATCGCCCGCGGCGTCGAGGAAGGCGCCAAGCTGGAGCTGGACGGCCGCGGCGTGAAAGTGGCCGGCTTCGAGAGCGGCAACTTCGTCGGCCCCACCATCTTCTCCGGCGTCAAGCCCGAAATGGCGATCTACCACCAGGAAATCTTCGGCCCGGTGCTGTGCCTGATGGCCGCCGACACGCTGGACGAAGCCATCGCGATCATCAACGCAAACCCCAACGGCAACGGCACCGCGGTGTTCACCCAGAGCGGCGCGGCGGCGCGCAAGTTCCAGGAAGAGATCGACGTCGGCCAGGTGGGCATCAACGTGCCGATCCCGGTGCCGGTGCCGCTGTTCAGCTTCACCGGCAGCCGCGCGTCCAAGCTGGGCGACCTCGGCCCCTACGGCAAGCAGGTGGTGGCCTTCTACACCCAGACCAAGACCGTCACCAGCCGCTGGTTCGACGACGAGGCCAGCAGCGGCAAGGTGCACACCACCATCTCGCTGCGCTGA
- the mmsB gene encoding 3-hydroxyisobutyrate dehydrogenase, with protein MENIAFIGLGNMGGPMAVNLLNKGFKVSAFDLSADALAKVAAAGGRAASSAADAAESASVVISMLPAGKHVAGLYLGDNGLFARLPKGALVIDCSTIDAGTARKVAEGAREKGLSMLDAPVSGGTAGAAAGTLTFIVGGAAEDLAHARPVLEAMGKNIFHAGGAGAGQTAKICNNMLLGILMAGTAEALALGVKNGLDPKVLSEIISKSSGRNWATELYNPWPGVMDNTPASRGYAGGFMSELMLKDLGLAEETALQSHAANPLGALARNLYEEHVHQGNGKLDFSSIVKHFHSLN; from the coding sequence ATGGAAAACATCGCCTTCATCGGCCTGGGCAATATGGGCGGGCCGATGGCCGTCAATCTGCTGAACAAGGGCTTCAAGGTCAGCGCCTTCGACTTGTCGGCCGACGCGCTGGCCAAGGTGGCCGCCGCCGGCGGCCGCGCCGCGTCCAGCGCCGCCGACGCGGCCGAGAGCGCAAGCGTGGTGATTTCCATGCTGCCGGCCGGCAAGCACGTGGCCGGCCTGTATCTGGGCGATAACGGCCTGTTCGCCAGGCTGCCCAAGGGCGCGCTGGTCATCGACTGCAGCACCATAGACGCCGGCACCGCGCGCAAAGTCGCCGAAGGCGCGCGGGAAAAAGGCCTGTCCATGCTGGACGCGCCGGTCTCCGGCGGCACCGCCGGCGCCGCCGCCGGCACGCTGACCTTCATCGTCGGCGGCGCGGCGGAAGACCTGGCCCACGCCCGCCCGGTGCTGGAGGCGATGGGCAAGAATATCTTCCATGCCGGCGGCGCCGGCGCCGGCCAGACCGCCAAGATCTGCAACAACATGCTGCTGGGCATCCTGATGGCCGGCACCGCCGAGGCGCTGGCGCTGGGCGTCAAGAACGGCCTGGACCCGAAAGTGCTGTCCGAGATCATCAGCAAGAGCTCGGGCCGCAACTGGGCGACCGAGCTCTACAACCCCTGGCCCGGCGTAATGGACAACACGCCGGCCAGCCGCGGCTACGCCGGCGGCTTCATGTCCGAGCTGATGCTGAAGGATCTGGGCTTGGCCGAGGAAACCGCACTGCAGAGCCACGCCGCCAATCCGCTGGGCGCGCTGGCGCGCAATCTGTATGAGGAGCACGTGCACCAGGGCAACGGCAAGCTGGACTTTTCCAGCATCGTCAAACACTTTCACTCGCTGAATTGA
- a CDS encoding TetR/AcrR family transcriptional regulator gives MSPVEPTRPPEENGRRMELVRAAAILFRDQGYERTTVRDLGNAVGMQSGSLFYHFRTKEEILVAVMALGITSTTEQLAAALDAAPDIRDKLAALFRVHLNSLLGDNQAALEVMLYEWRSVSESAKPGLVVLRDRYETLWQQVLDEAADAGLVKRDTRLLRRTLLGSLHWTVQWYRRDGELDVDALAQRMLQLVLFD, from the coding sequence ATGAGCCCAGTGGAACCCACCCGCCCCCCCGAGGAAAATGGCCGGCGCATGGAGCTGGTCCGCGCCGCCGCCATCCTGTTCCGCGACCAGGGCTACGAACGCACCACCGTGCGCGACCTGGGCAACGCCGTCGGCATGCAGTCCGGCAGCCTGTTCTACCATTTCCGCACCAAGGAAGAAATCCTGGTGGCGGTGATGGCGCTGGGCATCACCAGCACCACCGAGCAGCTCGCCGCCGCGCTGGACGCCGCGCCCGACATCCGCGACAAGCTCGCCGCCCTGTTCCGCGTTCATCTGAACTCCCTGCTGGGAGACAACCAGGCGGCGCTGGAAGTGATGCTGTACGAATGGCGCAGCGTGTCGGAATCCGCCAAACCCGGACTGGTGGTGCTGCGCGACCGCTACGAGACGCTGTGGCAGCAGGTGCTGGACGAGGCCGCCGACGCCGGCCTGGTCAAGCGGGACACCCGTTTGCTGCGCCGCACGCTGCTGGGCAGCCTGCACTGGACCGTGCAATGGTATCGACGCGACGGCGAGCTCGACGTGGATGCGCTGGCCCAGCGCATGTTGCAACTGGTACTGTTCGACTAG
- a CDS encoding 3-hydroxybutyryl-CoA dehydrogenase, with protein sequence MSQKIGVVGAGTMGNGIAQVFAMKGFDVVLADVSDAALVKGTANINISLQRMAKKELIAEANIPGILAHIRATTKLAELAGCDVVVEAATENAEIKEKIFRELDAAVGEKCVLASNTSSISLTRIASWVSHPERVVGMHFMNPVPLMQLVEIIRALQTGDEAYHTVFHLTQALGKTPVTVKDGAGFVSNRVLMPMINEAAFALYENLATAEDIDTVMKLGMNHPIGPLALADLIGLDTCLSIMDILHREFRDSKYRACPLLAQLVQAGHLGRKSGKGFYSYN encoded by the coding sequence ATGAGCCAGAAAATCGGCGTGGTGGGCGCGGGCACGATGGGCAACGGCATCGCCCAGGTCTTCGCGATGAAGGGTTTCGACGTGGTATTGGCCGACGTCAGCGACGCGGCCCTGGTCAAGGGCACAGCCAACATCAACATCAGCCTGCAGCGGATGGCGAAGAAGGAGCTGATCGCCGAAGCCAACATCCCCGGCATCCTCGCCCACATCCGCGCCACCACCAAACTGGCCGAGCTGGCCGGCTGCGACGTGGTGGTGGAAGCCGCCACCGAAAACGCCGAGATCAAGGAAAAAATCTTCCGCGAACTGGACGCCGCCGTCGGCGAGAAATGCGTGCTGGCGTCCAATACCTCGTCCATCTCCCTCACCCGCATCGCCAGCTGGGTCAGCCACCCGGAACGGGTGGTGGGCATGCACTTCATGAATCCGGTGCCGCTGATGCAGCTGGTGGAGATCATCCGCGCGCTGCAAACCGGCGACGAGGCCTACCACACCGTGTTCCACCTGACGCAGGCGCTGGGCAAGACCCCGGTGACGGTGAAGGACGGCGCCGGCTTCGTCTCCAACCGCGTGCTGATGCCGATGATCAACGAGGCCGCCTTCGCGCTGTACGAGAACCTGGCCACCGCCGAGGACATCGACACCGTGATGAAGCTGGGCATGAATCACCCTATCGGTCCGCTGGCCCTGGCCGACCTGATCGGCCTGGACACCTGCCTGTCCATCATGGACATCCTGCACCGCGAGTTCCGCGACAGCAAATACCGCGCCTGCCCGCTGCTCGCGCAGCTGGTGCAGGCCGGCCATCTGGGCCGCAAGAGCGGCAAAGGCTTCTACAGCTACAACTGA
- a CDS encoding MerR family transcriptional regulator — protein sequence MGEQVFNITELAQEFDITTRAIRFYEDQGLLEPERAGQRRIYNRRDRVRLMLILRGKRIGLSLQEIRELFALYDAAHDDAPQLQEFIRILARKEQQLLAQMEDIKVVLTEIGQLRGQCEKSLGKRANGHNQAKEL from the coding sequence ATGGGCGAACAGGTTTTCAACATCACCGAACTCGCGCAGGAGTTCGACATCACCACCCGCGCCATCCGCTTTTACGAGGACCAGGGCCTGCTGGAGCCGGAGCGGGCGGGGCAGCGGCGCATCTACAACCGGCGCGACCGCGTGCGGCTGATGCTGATCCTGCGCGGCAAGCGTATCGGCTTGTCCTTGCAGGAGATACGCGAGCTGTTCGCGCTGTACGACGCGGCGCACGACGACGCGCCGCAGCTGCAGGAATTCATCCGCATCCTGGCGCGCAAGGAGCAGCAGCTTTTGGCGCAGATGGAAGACATCAAGGTGGTGCTGACCGAAATCGGCCAGTTGCGCGGCCAGTGCGAGAAATCGCTGGGCAAGCGCGCCAACGGCCACAACCAAGCAAAGGAGCTGTGA